A region of Lepus europaeus isolate LE1 chromosome 2, mLepTim1.pri, whole genome shotgun sequence DNA encodes the following proteins:
- the AGTR1 gene encoding type-1 angiotensin II receptor, with amino-acid sequence MMLNSSTEDGIKRIQDDCPKAGRHNYIFVMIPTLYSIIFVVGIFGNSLVVIVIYFYMKLKTVASVFLLNLALADLCFLLTLPLWAVYTAMEYRWPFGNYLCKIASASVSFNLYASVFLLTCLSIDRYLAIVHPMKSRLRRTMLVAKVTCIIIWLLAGLASLPAIIHRNVFFIENTNITVCAFHYESQNSTLPIGLGLTKNILGFLFPFLIILTSYTLIWKALKKAYEIQKNKPRNDDIFKIIMAIVLFFFFSWVPHQIFTFLDVLIQLGVIHDCKIADIVDTAMPITICIAYFNNCLNPLFYGFLGKKFKKYFLQLLKYIPPKAKSHSNLSTKMSTLSYRPSDNVSSSSKKPVPCFEVE; translated from the coding sequence ATGATGCTCAACTCTTCTACCGAAGATGGTATCAAAAGAATCCAGGACGACTGTCCCAAAGCTGGAAGGCACAATTACATATTTGTCATGATTCCTACTCTGTATAGCATCATCTTTGTGGTGGGAATATTTGGGAACAGCTTGGTGGTGATTGTCATTTACTTTTACATGAAACTCAAGACTGTGGccagtgtttttcttttgaatttagcATTGGCTGACTTATGCTTTTTACTGACTTTGCCACTCTGGGCTGTCTACACTGCTATGGAATACCGCTGGCCCTTTGGCAACTACCTGTGTAAGATCGCTTCGGCCAGTGTCAGTTTCAACCTCTATGCCAGTGTGTTTCTACTCACATGTCTCAGCATTGACCGCTACCTGGCTATTGTCCACCCGATGAAGTCTCGCCTTCGACGCACAATGCTTGTAGCCAAAGTCACCTGCATCATTATTTGGCTGCTGGCTGGCTTGGCCAGTTTGCCAGCTATCATCCACCGAAACGTATTTTTCATCGAGAACACCAACATCACGGTTTGTGCTTTCCATTATGAGTCCCAAAATTCAACCCTCCCCATagggctgggcctgaccaaaAATATACTGGGCTTCTTATTTCCCTTTCTGATCATTCTTACAAGCTACACTCTTATTTGGAAGGCCCTCAAGAAGGCTTACGAGATTCAGAAGAACAAGCCAAGAAATGATGATATTTTTAAGATCATTATGGCaattgtgcttttctttttcttttcctgggtTCCCCACCAAATATTCACTTTCCTGGATGTGTTGATTCAGCTGGGGGTCATTCATGACTGCAAAATCGCAGATATTGTGGACACTGCCATGCCCATCACCATCTGCATAGCTTATTTTAACAATTGCCTGAATCCCCTTTTTTATggctttctggggaaaaaatttaaaaagtattttctccAGCTTCTTAAATATATTCCCCCGAAAGCCAAATCCCACTCAAACCTATCAACAAAGATGAGCACGCTCTCCTACCGCCCCTCAGATAACGTGAGCTCATCCTCCAAGAAGCCTGTGCCCTGCTTTGAGGTTGAGTGA